From Cannabis sativa cultivar Pink pepper isolate KNU-18-1 chromosome 8, ASM2916894v1, whole genome shotgun sequence, a single genomic window includes:
- the LOC115699589 gene encoding probable auxin efflux carrier component 1c, with the protein MITLLDLYHVLTAVVPLYVAMILAYGSVKWWKIFSPDQCSGINRFVALFAVPLLSFHFISTNNPYAMNFRFIAADTLQKVIVLGVLLVWSRASARGSLEWSITLFSLSTLPNTLVMGIPLLQGMYGHDSGSLMVQIVVLQCIIWYTLMLFLFEYRGARILIGEQFPDTAGSIISFRVDSDIISLDGKEPLQTDAEVGEDGKLHVTVRKSTSSRSEIFSRRSHGPNSGVSLTPRPSNLTNAEIYSLQSSRNPTPRGSSFNHTDFYSMVNGGGGKNMLSNVSPRHSNFGNIGYDEEVGGRGNGVVFQQGNNGGYPAPPSAGIFSPVAGPGGKKKPNGSAPPATAADGGGKDLHMFVWSSSASPVSDVFRGGDFGHGNELGGVPHNPKDYDEYGRDEFTFANRQVSNGIDREGPVLSKLGSSSTAELHPKAASQADLKPTAMPPASVMTRLILIMVWRKLIRNPNTYSSLIGLTWSLVSFKWHVAMPAIIASSIKILSDAGLGMAMFSLGLFMALQPRIIACGNSVATFAMAVRFLMGPAVMAAASIAVGLKGVLLHIAIVQAALPQGIVPFVFAKEYNVHPDILSTGVIFGMLIALPITLVYYVLLGL; encoded by the exons ATGATCACTCTTTTAGACCTTTACCATGTCTTGACAGCAGTGGTGCCTCTATATGTGGCCATGATCTTGGCTTACGGCTCTGTAAAATGGTGGAAAATCTTCAGCCCTGACCAGTGCTCTGGAATCAATCGTTTTGTGGCACTTTTCGCTGTACCACTCCTCTCTTTCCACTTCATCTCCACCAATAATCCGTACGCCATGAACTTCAGATTCATAGCTGCAGATACGCTCCAAAAAGTGATCGTCTTGGGGGTCCTTTTAGTTTGGTCCAGAGCCAGTGCTAGAGGGTCCTTGGAATGGTCCATAACACTCTTCTCACTCTCCACTCTCCCAAACACACTCGTTATGGGCATTCCTTTACTTCAAGGAATGTACGGTCACGATTCTGGAAGCTTAATGGTCCAAATCGTTGTCCTCCAATGCATCATCTGGTACACCTTAATGCTCTTCTTGTTCGAATATAGAGGAGCTCGGATCTTGATCGGCGAGCAGTTTCCAGACACGGCAGGCTCCATTATATCCTTCAGAGTTGACTCTGATATCATCTCTCTAGATGGAAAAGAGCCACTACAGACCGATGCTGAAGTCGGAGAAGATGGAAAGCTGCACGTGACGGTTCGGAAGTCAACGAGCTCAAGGTCGGAGATATTCTCCAGGCGTTCTCATGGTCCCAACTCTGGTGTGTCGTTGACTCCCAGACCTTCTAACTTGACCAACGCAGAGATATATTCACTTCAGTCTTCCAGAAACCCAACCCCACGAGGCTCGAGCTTTAACCACACTGACTTTTACTCCATGGTCAACGGTGGTGGTGGGAAGAACATGTTGAGCAATGTGAGCCCCCGGCATTCCAATTTTGGCAACATTGGTTATGATGAAGAAGTTGGTGGGAGAGGAAATGGTGTGGTTTTTCAGCAAGGGAACAATGGAGGTTATCCTGCTCCGCCGAGTGCCGGTATATTTTCTCCGGTTGCTGGACCTGGTGGGAAGAAGAAACCAAATGGGTCTGCTCCTCCTGCTACTGCTGCTGATGGTGGTGGTAAAGATCTCCACATGTTCGTATGGAGCTCCAGCGCTTCGCCTGTATCTGATGTTTTCAGAGGTGGAGACTTCGGCCATGGGAATGAGCTTGGTGGGGTACCTCATAACCCAAAAG ACTATGACGAGTATGGTCGCGATGAGTTCACCTTTGCAAATAGACAGGTCTCAAATGGCATCGACCGAGAAGGTCCGGTGCTTTCGAAGCTTGGTTCTAGCTCAACGGCTGAGCTTCACCCCAAGGCTGCATCTCAGGCTGATTTAAAGCCAACAGCAATGCCACCAGCCAGTGTTATGACAAGGCTTATTCTTATAATGGTTTGGAGAAAACTAATCCGTAATCCAAACACTTACTCTAGCCTCATTGGCCTAACCTGGTCGTTGGTCTCATTCAA GTGGCATGTTGCAATGCCTGCTATCATAGCCAGTTCCATCAAAATTTTATCTGATGCAGGCCTTGGAATGGCCATGTTCAGTCTTG GTTTGTTTATGGCTTTACAACCGAGGATTATTGCTTGTGGGAACTCAGTTGCTACTTTTGCCATGGCTGTAAGATTTCTTATGGGTCCTGCAGTCATGGCTGCAGCCTCTATTGCTGTAGGACTGAAAGGGGTTCTGTTACATATTGCTATTGTACag GCTGCTCTTCCACAAGGAATTGTCCCATTTGTGTTTGCCAAGGAATACAATGTCCACCCTGACATACTGAGTACTGG GGTTATATTTGGTATGCTAATTGCTCTTCCTATCACTCTAGTTTACTACGTCTTGCTGGGACTTTGA